GTGCTGTTGGTCGTTAGCGAGGCAAGGTGCGACGAGATGTTTGACAGAGTCGCGCTGTACGGAGCGACAAGCCCAGCCACCGCTGCATCAACCGACTCAGTACCGCCGCCATTCATGTTCATATTGCCGAACCGTGCACCGGAGCGGCGGACGTTGCCGGCGTTAACGTTGACGTTGCCCGCGGTGATGTTGCCGCCGACGAGCAGTGTGTCGATGAGAAGGTGAGCCTGAGGGTTGAGCTGCGTGGCATAGTTGGATGCCGGGCCGCCCAGATTGCCGCCGACGAAGGTACGGCCTTCGACTTCGGAAGTGCTGGTCAGGTTGCCCATGACCATCAGGTTGTATTGATTCAGCACGCTGGCCGATGCACTTCCTGCCATCGACGCCAACACGACTAGCCCCCCCGCAAGCGCGGGCCTAACGAAACGATCAACGATCAACGATCATGGCGTGTCCTTTCTCTCCAGTTTCTTGCTGTACTGAGGTGTAACGAAGCCTCAGGGTGTTCGCGGCTCCTACCCCGCGTACACGCCGCACTGTACGACTCTTGAGACCCCATGGACTCGGGTTTGCGTTTGAATTTCGCCATATTTTGGAGAATTAACTGCATCGGATTGAAGATGAGACGATCCGATTAATTGTTCTCGGGCTTCAAGCCGAGGCAGCAACGAGTGATGGAGTTCGTAGCTTGCGTTGATCGTGTGCGCATGAAAAAGGCCGATCCGAAGATCGGCCTTGATTCTGAAGTTTCGTACTTTACTCAGGCGGATTCACTGGCTGTGGTCTTGGCAGCCTTGCGCAGTTTCGCGGCATAGGCGGTGCGACGATCGGCCTGGCGGCGGCGCGTACTCGGGCGGCCACCGATCTCGGGGCCATCCTCATTGCCGACGAACTGAATCACAACCAGCGGAGCAGCGTCGCCGAGACGATGCTGCCCCAGTTTGATGATGCGGGTATATCCACCGGCGCGATCCTCGAAGCGAGGTGCCACGTTCGTGAAGATGTGATTGATGAGTTTGGGAGCCTTGCGCAGTTCGCCGTAGCGATTGCGTTCGACCTTGTCACTGGCCGGAATGTCGAAGAACCCTTCGACGAAATCCCGCTTCTCCTCGACAGCCTCGCGGTCCGCGTCCGACGCGTTCTTGGCCAGATAACTCCAGGCGAAGGCGTTACGATCGCCACCGAGCATCGATTCGACCAGTCGGCGCGAGTGAAGATCGTTCTTCCTGGCGCGTGTGACGATTTTTTCGACGAACGGCTGAAGGGCCTTGGCTTTGGGCAGCGTCGTGGTGATCTGCCCGTGTTCGAAGAGACTGGCAGCCATGTTGCGCAGCATCGCCTGACGGTGCGCAGTGGTGCGATTGAGTTTCAGACCGGCCTTGCGGTGACGCATGACAAACTCCCTGCAACTGAAGACCCGACCGTGTCGGGCCTCGATTGTAGCCTTCCCGATCAGCCGATCGAGTGGCTCTGATACCCCTCGGGCAGATCCATGCCCAGATCCAGACCGATATCCAGCAATTTCCGCTTGACCTCGCGCAGGCTCGTTCGCCCGAACGAACGCAGTTTGAGCAGTTCCTGTTCGGACTGCTGGACGAGCTGTGCAACCGTGTCGATCCGGGCGGATTCGAGGCAGTTGCTTGCCCGCACCGAAAGATCAAGGTCGGAGATCGGCATATTCAACTTGCGGATGAGGACCTCGTCGACGCCCGCTGCTGCCGCCGCCTCTTCGCTGACGCGTTCGTCGCCAAGATCAAAGTACTGGACGAACGGGTTGAGATGTTTGCGAAGAATCTTGCCGGCTTCAACGATGGCCATTTCGGGCGTAATCGTGCCGTCGGTCCAGACTTCGAGGGTCAGCTTGTCATAGTTCGTGCGCTGACCGACGCGGGTGTCCTCGACCTTGTACCGAACACGCTGGACGGGCGTGTAGATCGCATCGACCGGGATCAGCGAGATTTCCTGCTCGTCGCCGCGAGCGTACTGCTCGGAGCCGGGAACGTACCCACGGCCCTTGCCGACGCGGAA
This Phycisphaeraceae bacterium DNA region includes the following protein-coding sequences:
- the rplQ gene encoding 50S ribosomal protein L17, which translates into the protein MRHRKAGLKLNRTTAHRQAMLRNMAASLFEHGQITTTLPKAKALQPFVEKIVTRARKNDLHSRRLVESMLGGDRNAFAWSYLAKNASDADREAVEEKRDFVEGFFDIPASDKVERNRYGELRKAPKLINHIFTNVAPRFEDRAGGYTRIIKLGQHRLGDAAPLVVIQFVGNEDGPEIGGRPSTRRRQADRRTAYAAKLRKAAKTTASESA
- a CDS encoding DNA-directed RNA polymerase subunit alpha codes for the protein MRVRWRGFELPTKVVSDPKFRTDTFGRFVIEPFERGFGTTIGNAMRRVLLGSLEGAAVTAVKIKGAEHEFTTLPGILEDVTDIVLNVKNLVVQMEGDEPKTMRLAAQGPGEVTADLIEADTAITIRNPDLVLATLTSEVTLEMEFRVGKGRGYVPGSEQYARGDEQEISLIPVDAIYTPVQRVRYKVEDTRVGQRTNYDKLTLEVWTDGTITPEMAIVEAGKILRKHLNPFVQYFDLGDERVSEEAAAAAGVDEVLIRKLNMPISDLDLSVRASNCLESARIDTVAQLVQQSEQELLKLRSFGRTSLREVKRKLLDIGLDLGMDLPEGYQSHSIG